From the Theobroma cacao cultivar B97-61/B2 chromosome 2, Criollo_cocoa_genome_V2, whole genome shotgun sequence genome, one window contains:
- the LOC18609702 gene encoding uncharacterized protein At3g61260 produces MRSIEDKGCYNLGPAQEISSSSAISFEFHKGNGTNRASHHRTALGKPTPSKWDDAQKWLVGLSRGRDKSQSKTTPRNSNADDRRLIAPVPQKEQDYSSSEDEEAAQANGFAAAMLSNFEGETKKVDCDEAIWRINKLAENSTSAVRSICVRDMGTEMTPIASQEPSRTATPIRATTPAARSPISSGSSTPVRCQHGVPGAEGYQAGLTSTEGRGETNAAARGNAPNGPYGQESMIHENSNSDQARKQNTLETRATAWDEAERAKYMARYKREEVKIQAWENHEKRKAEMEMKKMEVKAERLKARAQERCSNKLAATRRIAEEKRANAEAELNEKAMRTSERADYIRRTGHLPSSFSFKLPSLCW; encoded by the exons ATGAGATCTATAGAAGATAAAGGATGCTATAACCTTGGACCTGCTCAGGAAATATCAAGCAGCAGTGCCATTAGTTTTGAGTTTCATAAAGGGAATGGGACTAACCGTGCTTCTCATCATCGAACTGCCTTAGGCAAACCAACACCTTCAAAATGGGACGATGCGCAGAAATGGCTTGTCGGATTGTCAAGAGGTAGAGACAAGAGCCAATCCAAAACCACACCTCGGAACTCCAATGCTGATGACAGAAGACTAATAGCACCAGTTCCACAGAAGGAACAAGATTATTCTAGCAGTGAGGATGAAGAAGCAGCACAAGCAAATGGATTTGCTGCTGCAATGTTATCTAATTTCGAAGGGGAAACAAAGAAGGTGGATTGTGATGAGGCAATTTGGCGAATTAACAAGCTTGCAGAGAACTCGACATCAGCTGTTAGATCAATATGTGTGAGAGATATGGGGACCGAGATGACCCCTATTGCAAGCCAAGAGCCATCAAGAACAGCAACACCTATCAGAGCCACGACTCCTGCTGCAAGGAGTCCTATTTCTTCAGGATCTTCCACCCCAGTAAGGTGCCAACATGGAGTACCGGGTGCTGAGGGCTATCAAGCAGGTCTAACATCAACTGAGGGCAGAGGCGAGACTAATGCGGCTGCCAGGGGaaatgctccaaatggaccGTATGGGCAAGAATCCATGATACATGAGAACAGTAATTCAGATCAGGCCAGAAAGCAGAATACTCTAGAAACTCGAGCTACGGCTTGGGATGAGGCCGAACGTGCCAAATATATGGCAAG GTACAAGCGCGAAGAAGTGAAGATTCAAGCCTGGGAAAATCATGAGAAGAGGAAAGCAGAAatggaaatgaagaaaatggag GTGAAGGCTGAGAGATTGAAAGCTCGGGCACAAGAAAGGTGCTCAAACAAACTTGCTGCTACAAGGAGAATAGCTGAAGAGAAGCGTGCAAATGCAGAAGCAGAACTAAATGAGAAAGCTATGAGGACTTCCGAAAGGGCAGATTACATAAGGAGGACTGGTCACCTTCCTTCTTCATTCTCTTTCAAGTTGCCTTCCCTTTGTTGGTAG
- the LOC18609703 gene encoding cyclin-dependent kinase G-2 isoform X2, translating to MAAGRHGGYRDNEIRDRDSDFEVTRREFAISKEFEPSRNGSRDNERGRVREARDRDRARVRQKDIKEREVINGGYRSSSSRSDSGASSGGDGGSRGPRRCEFSLRVVDKEPGELSSESGSEDAIESESGVKGSEVEEVMENGARSPAGRKRKFSPIVWDRDDKDLSNLSKSRNSPAFIALPPPPPLPKVYRKSPSSIPGGAVQISPVRDSKSQKSQSPSPVAAAETGGYSAQPSPVDLDLSLPKEPGNDLDTEQLEDEDYVPTRHISSSRWAAGDSSPGDEGEIVEDEEMPKRRKKLPLSESSHNRVRNKSVTPELGELKRESSEGIRVRSSESDERGAHSKSGSGDDYPGNDSEKDDYMDIDNEHDRNDSSVSQSDTDSENENDSRGTPEPPAPLLRSVNMLQGCRSVDEFERLNKIDEGTYGVVYRARDKKTGEIVALKKVKMEKEREGFPLTSLREINILLSFHHPSIVDVKEVVVGSNLDSIFMVMEYMEHDLKGLMETMKQAFSQSEVKCLMLQLLEGVKYLHDNWVLHRDLKTSNLLLNNQGELKICDFGLARQYGSPLKPYTHLVVTLWYRAPELLLGARQYSTAIDMWSLGCIMAELLSKEPLFNGKTEFDQLDKIFRILGTPNETIWPDFSKLPGVKVNFVKHQLPALGDSGIIYCGRNFQQHHSLEHPFSLMQDLTC from the exons atgGCTGCTGGGAGACACGGGGGTTATCGTGATAACGAGATTAGGGACAGAGACTCAGATTTTGAGGTGACAAGGCGGGAATTTGCTATTTCTAAAGAGTTCGAGCCATCTAGGAATGGTAGCCGTGATAATGAAAGGGGTCGGGTGCGGGAAGCTAGAGATAGAGATAGAGCTAGGGTTAGACAAAAGGATATTAAGGAGAGGGAAGTGATAAATGGTGGGTATCGTTCCTCTTCGAGTAGAAGTGATTCAGGAGCCAGTAGTGGTGGTGATGGTGGTAGTCGTGGGCCCAGGCGATGTGAGTTCTCTCTTAGGGTGGTAGATAAGGAGCCTGGTGAGTTGTCTAGTGAGAGTGGGTCAGAGGATGCCATTGAGTCTGAGTCAGGGGTTAAAGGTAGTGAGGTTGAAGAGGTAATGGAGAATGGGGCTCGGTCTCCTGcaggaaggaaaagaaagttttCACCTATAGTGTGGGATAGAGATGACAAGGACTTAAGTAATTTGTCCAAAAGTAGGAATTCACCAGCATTTATTGCCCTtcctcctccaccaccactGCCAAAAGTTTACCGTAAGTCACCTAGTAGTATCCCTGGTGGGGCTGTACAGATATCTCCTGTTAGAGATAGTAAAAGCCAGAAATCTCAGTCTCCTTCACCAGTTGCAGCTGCTGAAACTGGAGGATACTCTGCACAGCCATCTCCAGTGGATTTGGATTTGTCACTACCAAAAGAGCCGGGTAATGATCTGGATACCGAGCAACTAGAAGATGAAGATTATGTACCTACCCGACATATATCTTCCTCAAGATGGGCAGCTGGTGATAGTTCTCCAGGTGATGAGGGTGAAATTGTAGAAGATGAGGAAATGCCTAAAAGGAGGAAAAAATTACCTCTTTCAGAATCATCCCATAACAGAGTGCGGAACAAGTCGGTGACTCCTGAGCTTGGGGAGCTTAAGAGGGAAAGCTCTGAGGGAATTAGGGTGAGATCATCTGAATCTGATGAACGAGGTGCCCATTCCAAGTCAGGAAGTGGGGATGATTACCCTGGTAATGATTCAGAGAAGGATGACTACATGGACATTGACAATGAACATGATAGAAATGACAGTAGTGTTAGCCAGTCTGATACAGATTCtgagaatgaaaatgattcaCGTGGTACACCAGAACCTCCAGCTCCTCTTCTAAGAAGTGTAAACATGCTTCAGGGATGTAGAAGTGTCGACGAATTCGAGAGACTAAATAAGATAGATGAAGGAACTTATGGTGTTGTATATAGAGCTAGGGACAAGAAGACTGGGGAAATTGTGGCGTTGAAGAAGGTCAAgatggagaaagaaagagaaggttTTCCTCTGACCTCTCTGAGGGAAATAAatattcttctttctttccatcACCCATCGATTGTAGATGTTAAAGAAGTAGTTGTAGGGAGTAATCTTGATAGCATTTTTATGGTCATGGAATACATGGAACATGACCTGAAAGGGCTGATGGAGACAATGAAGCAAGCATTCAGCCAAAGTGAGGTTAAATGCCTGATGCTTCAGCTGCTGGAGGGCGTCAAGTATCTTCATGATAACTGGGTTCTCCATCGAGATTTGAAGACATCTAATCTGCTTTTAAATAACCAGGGTGAACTTAAGATTTGTGATTTTGGGTTGGCTCGTCAATATGGAAGCCCACTAAAACCATATACGCATTTGGTTGTTACTCTTTGGTACAG GGCACCTGAACTTCTTTTGGGAGCAAGACAATATTCCACTGCAATTGACATGTGGTCTCTGGGTTGTATCATGGCTGAACTACTGTCAAAAGAACCACTTTTCAATGGGAAAACCGAATTTGATCAACTTGACAAG ATTTTTAGAATCCTTGGAACACCAAATGAGACAATATGGCCTGATTTTTCCAAGTTGCCTGGAGTCAAGGTCAATTTTGTCAAGCATCA GCTTCCAGCTTTGGGTGATTCTG GTATAATCTATTGCGGaagaaatttccagcaacatCATTCACTGGAACACCCGTTCTCTCTGATGCAGGATTTGACTTGTTGA
- the LOC18609701 gene encoding putative polyketide hydroxylase produces MGLSGFIRGLNFLHGAKPRIRVHPSGYIQRGVSSHSQILNSNDSVLPVLVVGAGPVGLVLSILLTKFGVKCTVLEKNKGFSKHPQAHFINNRTMEVFRKLDGLAEEIQRSQPPVDFWRKFIYCTSLTGPMLGSVDHMHPQDFEKIVSPISVAHFSQYKLTRLLVKLLENLGFQICTSEGPEGLDHEPLRGREILMGHECVSVEMTGQCVTATVSFSKEGKLMTKKIQSKILVGADGAGSTVRKLVGIDLKGEKDLQKLVSVHFLSNDLGRYLLNERPGMLFFIFNTEAIGVLVAHDLKQGEFVLQVPFYPPQQNLEDFNPEICKKLIFKLVGRELSDIAVIDIKPWIMHAEVAEKFVCGNNQVILAGDAAHRFPPAGGFGMNTGIQDAHNLAWKIASLLNCVTPSSLLATYETERKPIAIFNTALSVQNFRAAMAVPATLGLDPAVANSVHQVITKGVGSILPSGLQKAILDGIFSIGRSQLSEFILNENNPLGSSRLAKLRHIFEEGKSLQLQFPAEDLGFRYLEGALVPDSTDPVPAPEVPTGRRRDFVPCADPGSRLPHMTVRVLSNLPSEETISTLDLVSADKVEFLLIIAPVDESYNLAQAAFKVAKECKISTKVCVIWPAGTVTGVQPGSKLTLAPWKNYIDVIEVQRPSDSLSWWRTCQMTDKGSLLVRPDEHIAWRSKSSVVGDPYSEMKMVFSTILGIESTNIRNNALNI; encoded by the exons ATGGGGCTTTCAGGGTTTATCAGGGGTCTTAACTTCCTTCATGGAGCCAAACCCAGAATCAGAGTGCACCCCTCTGGCTACATTCAAAGGGGAGTCTCCTCACACTCCCAAATTCTCAACAGCAATGACTCTGTTCTTCCTGTTTTGGTCGTTGGTGCAGGACCTGTTGGCCTCGTTCTCTCTATTCTTCTCACCAAATTTG gggtaaaatgcaCGGTTTTGGAGAAAAACAAGGGGTTTTCCAAGCACCCGCAAGCTCATTTTATCAATAACCGAACTATGGAG GTGTTTCGGAAATTGGATGGATTAGCAGAGGAGATTCAAAGGTCACAACCACCTGTAGatttttggagaaaatttATATACTGTACTTCACTCACTGGTCCGATGCTAGGTTCAGTGGACCATATGCATCCTCAAG ATTTCGAGAAAATTGTTAGTCCAATATCTGTTGCGCACTTCTCACAGTACAAGTTAACTAGGTTACTTGTTAAGCTGTTGGAGAACCTTGGTTTCCAAATTTGCACATCAGAAGGTCCAGAAGGCCTTGATCATGAGCCACTCAGGGGAAGGGAAATTTTGATGGGGCATGAGTGTGTCTCCGTAGAAATGACTGGTCAATGTGTTACTGCAACTGTTTCTTTTTCCAAGGAAGGCAAGTTGATGACGAAAAAAATTCAGTCTAAAATTCTTGTTGGTGCTGATGGCGCTGGAAGTACTGTGAGAAAGCTCGTTGGAATAGATTTAAAAGGTGAAAAAGACTTGCAAAAACTTGTTAGTGTTCATTTTTTGAGCAATGACCTTGGGCGATACCTGCTTAATGAGAGACCCGGTAtgctatttttcattttcaacactGAAGCTATTGGGGTTCTTGTTGCTCATGATCTTAAGCAAGGGGAATTTGTATTACAG GTCCCATTCTATCCTCCTCAACAAAACCTGGAAGATTTCAACCCTGAg ATATGCAAGAAGTTAATATTCAAATTGGTTGGTCGAGAGCTTTCAGATATAGCCGTGATTGATATTAAGCCATGGATCATGCATGCTGAAGTTGCTGAGAAGTTTGTATGTGGCAACAATCAAGTAATACTTGCTGGAGATGCTGCTCACCGTTTCCCTCCTGCCGGTGGTTTTG GGATGAATACTGGAATCCAGGATGCCCATAATCTGGCCTGGAAAATTGCTTCTCTACTAAATTGTGTCACACCATCTTCTTTACTTGCCACATATGAAACAGAACGTAAGCCG ATTGCCATTTTCAATACAGCTCTTAGCGTTCAGAACTTCAGAGCAGCGATGGCAGTTCCTGCAACTCTTGGTCTCGACCCAGCTGTTGCAAATTCAG TGCACCAAGTTATTACTAAGGGGGTTGGTTCCATTTTACCATCTGGCTTGCAGAAGGCTATTTTGGATGGAATTTTTTCTATAGGTCGTTCACAGCTTTCagaattcattttaaatgaaaataaccCACTTGGATCGTCAAGGCTTGCAAAACTAAGGCATATATTTGAAGAAGGAAAGAGCCTTCAACTCCAGTTTCCTGCTGAGGATCTTGGCTTTAG GTACCTTGAAGGAGCACTTGTTCCTGACAGCACGGATCCTGTGCCTGCTCCTGAAGTGCCTACTGGTCGTCGAAGGGATTTTGTTCCCTGTGCAGATCCAGGGTCAAGGCTGCCTCATATGACTGTCAGGGTTTTGTCAAATCTTCCAAGTGAG GAAACCATTTCTACACTTGATCTTGTGTCTGCAGACAAAGTTGAGTTCCTTCTCATTATAGCACCAGTGGACGAGTCTTATAATCTTGCTCAAGCTGCATTCAAGGTTGCCAAGGAATGTAAAATCTCTACCAAGGTGTGTGTAATATGGCCAGCTGGTACTGTTACTGGAGTTCAACCGGGGAGCAAATTAACATTAGCACCTTGGAAGAACTACATAGACGTTATTGAGGTTCAGAGGCCATCAGATTCATTGTCATGGTGGAGAACTTGTCAGATGACGGATAAAGGATCTCTTTTAGTCAGGCCAGATGAGCATATTGCTTGGCGTTC
- the LOC18609703 gene encoding cyclin-dependent kinase G-2 isoform X1: protein MAAGRHGGYRDNEIRDRDSDFEVTRREFAISKEFEPSRNGSRDNERGRVREARDRDRARVRQKDIKEREVINGGYRSSSSRSDSGASSGGDGGSRGPRRCEFSLRVVDKEPGELSSESGSEDAIESESGVKGSEVEEVMENGARSPAGRKRKFSPIVWDRDDKDLSNLSKSRNSPAFIALPPPPPLPKVYRKSPSSIPGGAVQISPVRDSKSQKSQSPSPVAAAETGGYSAQPSPVDLDLSLPKEPGNDLDTEQLEDEDYVPTRHISSSRWAAGDSSPGDEGEIVEDEEMPKRRKKLPLSESSHNRVRNKSVTPELGELKRESSEGIRVRSSESDERGAHSKSGSGDDYPGNDSEKDDYMDIDNEHDRNDSSVSQSDTDSENENDSRGTPEPPAPLLRSVNMLQGCRSVDEFERLNKIDEGTYGVVYRARDKKTGEIVALKKVKMEKEREGFPLTSLREINILLSFHHPSIVDVKEVVVGSNLDSIFMVMEYMEHDLKGLMETMKQAFSQSEVKCLMLQLLEGVKYLHDNWVLHRDLKTSNLLLNNQGELKICDFGLARQYGSPLKPYTHLVVTLWYRAPELLLGARQYSTAIDMWSLGCIMAELLSKEPLFNGKTEFDQLDKIFRILGTPNETIWPDFSKLPGVKVNFVKHQYNLLRKKFPATSFTGTPVLSDAGFDLLNKLLTYDPEKRITAEAALNHEWFREVPLPKTKAFMPTFPAQHAQDRRMRRMLKSPDPLEEQRRKELQQGELGTGGLFG, encoded by the exons atgGCTGCTGGGAGACACGGGGGTTATCGTGATAACGAGATTAGGGACAGAGACTCAGATTTTGAGGTGACAAGGCGGGAATTTGCTATTTCTAAAGAGTTCGAGCCATCTAGGAATGGTAGCCGTGATAATGAAAGGGGTCGGGTGCGGGAAGCTAGAGATAGAGATAGAGCTAGGGTTAGACAAAAGGATATTAAGGAGAGGGAAGTGATAAATGGTGGGTATCGTTCCTCTTCGAGTAGAAGTGATTCAGGAGCCAGTAGTGGTGGTGATGGTGGTAGTCGTGGGCCCAGGCGATGTGAGTTCTCTCTTAGGGTGGTAGATAAGGAGCCTGGTGAGTTGTCTAGTGAGAGTGGGTCAGAGGATGCCATTGAGTCTGAGTCAGGGGTTAAAGGTAGTGAGGTTGAAGAGGTAATGGAGAATGGGGCTCGGTCTCCTGcaggaaggaaaagaaagttttCACCTATAGTGTGGGATAGAGATGACAAGGACTTAAGTAATTTGTCCAAAAGTAGGAATTCACCAGCATTTATTGCCCTtcctcctccaccaccactGCCAAAAGTTTACCGTAAGTCACCTAGTAGTATCCCTGGTGGGGCTGTACAGATATCTCCTGTTAGAGATAGTAAAAGCCAGAAATCTCAGTCTCCTTCACCAGTTGCAGCTGCTGAAACTGGAGGATACTCTGCACAGCCATCTCCAGTGGATTTGGATTTGTCACTACCAAAAGAGCCGGGTAATGATCTGGATACCGAGCAACTAGAAGATGAAGATTATGTACCTACCCGACATATATCTTCCTCAAGATGGGCAGCTGGTGATAGTTCTCCAGGTGATGAGGGTGAAATTGTAGAAGATGAGGAAATGCCTAAAAGGAGGAAAAAATTACCTCTTTCAGAATCATCCCATAACAGAGTGCGGAACAAGTCGGTGACTCCTGAGCTTGGGGAGCTTAAGAGGGAAAGCTCTGAGGGAATTAGGGTGAGATCATCTGAATCTGATGAACGAGGTGCCCATTCCAAGTCAGGAAGTGGGGATGATTACCCTGGTAATGATTCAGAGAAGGATGACTACATGGACATTGACAATGAACATGATAGAAATGACAGTAGTGTTAGCCAGTCTGATACAGATTCtgagaatgaaaatgattcaCGTGGTACACCAGAACCTCCAGCTCCTCTTCTAAGAAGTGTAAACATGCTTCAGGGATGTAGAAGTGTCGACGAATTCGAGAGACTAAATAAGATAGATGAAGGAACTTATGGTGTTGTATATAGAGCTAGGGACAAGAAGACTGGGGAAATTGTGGCGTTGAAGAAGGTCAAgatggagaaagaaagagaaggttTTCCTCTGACCTCTCTGAGGGAAATAAatattcttctttctttccatcACCCATCGATTGTAGATGTTAAAGAAGTAGTTGTAGGGAGTAATCTTGATAGCATTTTTATGGTCATGGAATACATGGAACATGACCTGAAAGGGCTGATGGAGACAATGAAGCAAGCATTCAGCCAAAGTGAGGTTAAATGCCTGATGCTTCAGCTGCTGGAGGGCGTCAAGTATCTTCATGATAACTGGGTTCTCCATCGAGATTTGAAGACATCTAATCTGCTTTTAAATAACCAGGGTGAACTTAAGATTTGTGATTTTGGGTTGGCTCGTCAATATGGAAGCCCACTAAAACCATATACGCATTTGGTTGTTACTCTTTGGTACAG GGCACCTGAACTTCTTTTGGGAGCAAGACAATATTCCACTGCAATTGACATGTGGTCTCTGGGTTGTATCATGGCTGAACTACTGTCAAAAGAACCACTTTTCAATGGGAAAACCGAATTTGATCAACTTGACAAG ATTTTTAGAATCCTTGGAACACCAAATGAGACAATATGGCCTGATTTTTCCAAGTTGCCTGGAGTCAAGGTCAATTTTGTCAAGCATCA GTATAATCTATTGCGGaagaaatttccagcaacatCATTCACTGGAACACCCGTTCTCTCTGATGCAGGATTTGACTTGTTGAATAAACTTCTTACTTATGATCCTGAGAAG CGTATAACAGCTGAAGCTGCTCTTAACCATGAATGGTTTCGTGAAGTTCCTCTTCCCAAGACTAAAGCTTTCATGCCCACTTTCCCTGCCCAACATGCTCAAGACAG gCGTATGAGAAGAATGTTGAAGAGTCCAGATCCTTTGGAAGAGCAACGCAGAAAGGAGTTGCAGCAAGGGGAATTGGGGACTGGTGGTTTGTTTGGCTGA
- the LOC18609703 gene encoding cyclin-dependent kinase G-2 isoform X3: MAAGRHGGYRDNEIRDRDSDFEVTRREFAISKEFEPSRNGSRDNERGRVREARDRDRARVRQKDIKEREVINGGYRSSSSRSDSGASSGGDGGSRGPRRCEFSLRVVDKEPGELSSESGSEDAIESESGVKGSEVEEVMENGARSPAGRKRKFSPIVWDRDDKDLSNLSKSRNSPAFIALPPPPPLPKVYRKSPSSIPGGAVQISPVRDSKSQKSQSPSPVAAAETGGYSAQPSPVDLDLSLPKEPGNDLDTEQLEDEDYVPTRHISSSRWAAGDSSPGDEGEIVEDEEMPKRRKKLPLSESSHNRVRNKSVTPELGELKRESSEGIRVRSSESDERGAHSKSGSGDDYPGNDSEKDDYMDIDNEHDRNDSSVSQSDTDSENENDSRGTPEPPAPLLRSVNMLQGCRSVDEFERLNKIDEGTYGVVYRARDKKTGEIVALKKVKMEKEREGFPLTSLREINILLSFHHPSIVDVKEVVVGSNLDSIFMVMEYMEHDLKGLMETMKQAFSQSEVKCLMLQLLEGVKYLHDNWVLHRDLKTSNLLLNNQGELKICDFGLARQYGSPLKPYTHLVVTLWYRAPELLLGARQYSTAIDMWSLGCIMAELLSKEPLFNGKTEFDQLDKIFRILGTPNETIWPDFSKLPGVKVNFVKHQLPALGDSGLAFWPPLVTVQ; this comes from the exons atgGCTGCTGGGAGACACGGGGGTTATCGTGATAACGAGATTAGGGACAGAGACTCAGATTTTGAGGTGACAAGGCGGGAATTTGCTATTTCTAAAGAGTTCGAGCCATCTAGGAATGGTAGCCGTGATAATGAAAGGGGTCGGGTGCGGGAAGCTAGAGATAGAGATAGAGCTAGGGTTAGACAAAAGGATATTAAGGAGAGGGAAGTGATAAATGGTGGGTATCGTTCCTCTTCGAGTAGAAGTGATTCAGGAGCCAGTAGTGGTGGTGATGGTGGTAGTCGTGGGCCCAGGCGATGTGAGTTCTCTCTTAGGGTGGTAGATAAGGAGCCTGGTGAGTTGTCTAGTGAGAGTGGGTCAGAGGATGCCATTGAGTCTGAGTCAGGGGTTAAAGGTAGTGAGGTTGAAGAGGTAATGGAGAATGGGGCTCGGTCTCCTGcaggaaggaaaagaaagttttCACCTATAGTGTGGGATAGAGATGACAAGGACTTAAGTAATTTGTCCAAAAGTAGGAATTCACCAGCATTTATTGCCCTtcctcctccaccaccactGCCAAAAGTTTACCGTAAGTCACCTAGTAGTATCCCTGGTGGGGCTGTACAGATATCTCCTGTTAGAGATAGTAAAAGCCAGAAATCTCAGTCTCCTTCACCAGTTGCAGCTGCTGAAACTGGAGGATACTCTGCACAGCCATCTCCAGTGGATTTGGATTTGTCACTACCAAAAGAGCCGGGTAATGATCTGGATACCGAGCAACTAGAAGATGAAGATTATGTACCTACCCGACATATATCTTCCTCAAGATGGGCAGCTGGTGATAGTTCTCCAGGTGATGAGGGTGAAATTGTAGAAGATGAGGAAATGCCTAAAAGGAGGAAAAAATTACCTCTTTCAGAATCATCCCATAACAGAGTGCGGAACAAGTCGGTGACTCCTGAGCTTGGGGAGCTTAAGAGGGAAAGCTCTGAGGGAATTAGGGTGAGATCATCTGAATCTGATGAACGAGGTGCCCATTCCAAGTCAGGAAGTGGGGATGATTACCCTGGTAATGATTCAGAGAAGGATGACTACATGGACATTGACAATGAACATGATAGAAATGACAGTAGTGTTAGCCAGTCTGATACAGATTCtgagaatgaaaatgattcaCGTGGTACACCAGAACCTCCAGCTCCTCTTCTAAGAAGTGTAAACATGCTTCAGGGATGTAGAAGTGTCGACGAATTCGAGAGACTAAATAAGATAGATGAAGGAACTTATGGTGTTGTATATAGAGCTAGGGACAAGAAGACTGGGGAAATTGTGGCGTTGAAGAAGGTCAAgatggagaaagaaagagaaggttTTCCTCTGACCTCTCTGAGGGAAATAAatattcttctttctttccatcACCCATCGATTGTAGATGTTAAAGAAGTAGTTGTAGGGAGTAATCTTGATAGCATTTTTATGGTCATGGAATACATGGAACATGACCTGAAAGGGCTGATGGAGACAATGAAGCAAGCATTCAGCCAAAGTGAGGTTAAATGCCTGATGCTTCAGCTGCTGGAGGGCGTCAAGTATCTTCATGATAACTGGGTTCTCCATCGAGATTTGAAGACATCTAATCTGCTTTTAAATAACCAGGGTGAACTTAAGATTTGTGATTTTGGGTTGGCTCGTCAATATGGAAGCCCACTAAAACCATATACGCATTTGGTTGTTACTCTTTGGTACAG GGCACCTGAACTTCTTTTGGGAGCAAGACAATATTCCACTGCAATTGACATGTGGTCTCTGGGTTGTATCATGGCTGAACTACTGTCAAAAGAACCACTTTTCAATGGGAAAACCGAATTTGATCAACTTGACAAG ATTTTTAGAATCCTTGGAACACCAAATGAGACAATATGGCCTGATTTTTCCAAGTTGCCTGGAGTCAAGGTCAATTTTGTCAAGCATCA GCTTCCAGCTTTGGGTGATTCTGGTCTGGCTTTCTGGCCTCCATTGGTGACAGTTCAGTAA
- the LOC18609704 gene encoding uncharacterized protein LOC18609704: protein MGDSQVQTEAEQPPPAQIPLLNSNNRNDTAQTQLLRRDQEYRIGDDLDDSLEKLERFLSFLGFNQSSLLSCSLSWAAFSVVGVLVPVLVLELSKCDGCETYQIKDFEMDIVASQACLAAVSLFCVSFNLRKYGIRRFLFLDRYGGQMARFTNLYVKQIWDSMRLLIWWSLPCFILKTAREIIRILYVQRDSWWISVVILLALILSWTYVSTISLSASILFHLVCNLQVIHFDDYAKFLERESDVLVFIEEHSRLRHHLSKISHRFRIFLLLEFLVVTASQFVTLFQTTGYSGMVNFINGGDFAVSSIVQVVGIILCLHAATKISHRAQGIASLASRWHALATCTSTEASLRGSNSVGNMEAFNQLNSLRMTFSESDLESVDYVAMPTTTQLASYVSSYHRRQAFVMYLQANPGGITIFGWTVDRGLINTIFFIELTLITFVLGKTIVFSST from the exons atggGTGATTCTCAGGTACAAACGGAGGCAGAGCAACCACCTCCCGCGCAAATCCCTCTGCTCAATTCAAACAACCGAAACGACACCGCTCAAACCCAGTTACTACGACGAGACCAAGAATACCGAATAGGGGACGATCTCGATGATTCCCTGGAAAAGTTGGAGAGGTTTTTGAGTTTTCTCGGTTTCAATCAGTCTTCTTTGTTGAGCTGTTCCTTGTCTTGGGCGGCGTTCTCGGTGGTTGGGGTTTTGGTTCCGGTTTTGGTCCTGGAACTTTCCAAATGCGACGGTTGCGAGACGTATCAGATTAAGGATTTCGAGATGGATATCGTGGCTTCTCAGGCTTGTTTGGCGGCCGTTTCTTTGTTTTGCGTTTCGTTTAATCTCAGAAAGTACGGTATTAGGAGGTTTTTGTTTCTTGATCGATACGGTGGTCAAATGGCTCGTTTCACCAACCTCTATGTTAAGCAGATTTGg GATTCCATGCGCCTGCTAATATGGTGGTCACTGCCATGCTTCATTTTGAAGACTGCACGGGAGATCATCCGTATTTTATATGTGCAACGTGATTCGTGGTGGATATCTGTTGTTATTTTATTAGCTTTGATTTTGTCCTGGACTTATGTGAGTACAATTAGTCTATCCGCCAgcattttgtttcatttagTCTGCAACTTGCAAGTTATTCACTTTGATGATTACGCAAAGTTCTTGGAAAGAGAATCTGATGTTTTGGTATTTATAGAGGAGCACAGTCGACTACGGCATCATCTCTCCAAGATAAGCCATAGGTTcagaatttttcttcttttagagTTCTTGGTTGTCACAGCTAGCCAATTTGTGACTCTTTTCCAGACAACAGGATATAGTGGAATGGTTAACTTCATAAATGGCGGTGATTTTGCA GTCTCCTCAATTGTTCAAGTTGTTGGGATTATTCTTTGCTTGCATGCAGCCACAAAAATTTCTCACAGAGCTCAAGGAATTGCATCACTTGCAAGTAGATGGCATGCATTGGCAACATGCACTTCAACTGAAGCATCCCTGAGAGGTTCAAACAGTGTCGGAAACATGGAAGCTTTCAATCAATTGAACTCACTACGTATGACTTTTTCTGAAAGTGATCTGGAGTCAGTGGATTACGTTGCCATGCCTACAACTACACAGTTGGCTTCTTATGTGTCTTCATATCACAGAAGACAAGCTTTTG TGATGTATCTGCAGGCCAATCCTGGAGGCATTACTATATTTGGATGGACAGTTGACCGGGGTCTTATCAACACAATCTTTTTCATTGAACTTACCCTGATCACGTTTGTGCTTGGAAAGACCATAGTCTTCAGTTCTACGTAA